GGGCTGGGGACTGACCGACGCGATCGGCGGCCCCGGCACCACCCGCCACCCCTGCAGCGGCATGTAGCCCCGCCCACCGGAGCAGCGGGCGGGAAGGCCGATCGGGAACACCGCACCGATCCCGTGTCCGGCGCAGACCGCGGCGGTCTCACGCAGCCGCTCCGCGTCGCGGGCCCCGGAGCACCACGTCCCGCCCGTTCGGCGCGGGAGAGCGCGGCGGGCAGCGTGCTCCCGGTGGTCAGTTCGTCGTCGTGGACCGGGACGATGTCGCCGCGCCCTTCTCCCCGCGCCCGGTCGGCGATGCCGCCGAGGACTGCGACCGGGGTGACAGCCGAGGGCGACGGCGATCGCCGCGATCTGCGTCGGGGCGGCGGCCCCGTCGGCGGTCTCCCCGACCAGCCGGTCCGCCTGTTCCGCCGAGAGGTCGGCCCCGGCGAGGACGCCGTTCACGAGGGCGGCCCATTCGTTCGCGCCCGTCCCCGTCGCGCGGGTCGTCGGGGTGCGTCCTCATCGGGCCGGGCCCGGGGCCGGGGCGGATCCGCGACGCTCTCGCGACCCCCGGCGCGGCACACCGCCGTCCCGCCGTGCCCGACCGGGAGCGATCCGCATCCGCGACACCCGTACCGTCCCGCCCTCCGCCGGGGCGGCCGCGACCGGACGGGGCGGTCGCACGGTCCGCGGCTTCGGGCTCACCGGCCCGCCGAGGATCGCCTCACGGGCGAGGGCCCGCACCCCCGTACCCCCGACCTCCCGACCGAGGACCGCCCGAGTGTGATCCGGGTCACTTCCGCGGGGCCGGTGCAGCACTTCGTGGCGGACCGTCGTCATGAGGGCAGTGACCGGATCGAGGGGAAGCGAGGACGGCGGGTGGGGTTGCGCAGGAGCGGCCGGAGTCCCGGAGTCGGGTTCGCGGAGTTCGTCGCACAGCGGTCGGCGGCGCTGTTCCGCACCGCGTACGTGCTGACCGGCGACGTGCACGCGGCGGAGGACCTGGTGCAGGAGGCGTTGGAGCGGGCGTGCCGGCACTGGCGGCGGGTCGCGGCCGCGGACTCGCCGGAGGCGTACGTGCGGCGGGTGCTGGTGAACCTCGCCAACGACCGCTGGCGGCGGCGCTCCCGGCGCGCGGAGCGTCCGGGGCTGTCCGGTGTCGCGGAACCGGCCGACCCGCGGGACGGGTTCGGCCAGGTCGAGCTGCGCGGCGAGCTGGTCGGGGCGCTGCTGGCGCTGCCGATGGGCATGCGCAGCGTGGTGGTGCTGCACTACCTGGACGACCTGGACACCGGGCAGGTCGCCGACGCGCTGGGCATCTCGCCGAGCGCGGTGCGGTCCCAACTCGCGCGCGGCCTGGCGAAGTTGCGCGAATCGATACCGGAGGGCACGGCCGGCCGGCCGGCCTCGGCCCCACTCGGAGGTGCGCGGTGAACCGTCCCCTGCCCGGACCGGCCGAGGGCCGGTTCGACCGTGAACTGCGGGACGCGCTGGCCGCGTTCGCCGACCACCCGGCGGCACCGGTCGTCGACGCCGCCGCGATCGAGCGCGCCGCCGCCCGCCACCGCCGGACCGGGCGGGGCCTCCTCGCCCTCGCGGCGGCCGCCGCGCTGCTCGCCGCGGGCGGGGCGTTCGCCCTGCGCCCGGCCTCGTCGGACGGTCCGGCGACATCGCCGGTGCGGCCGTCGGCCGTCGGCTGCACGGTGCCCGGCCCCCCGGCCGGCGGGCTGTCCGGGGCGGCATCGGCCACCCGGGCCCCGGAGACCCCCCAGAACGCGACCGTGACGCTGCCGGAACTGGCCGGCCTGCCGCTGGAGCGGGCCGCCGCCGCCCTGCACGCGCTCGGCCTGCGCTGCACGGTCGTCCTGCACACCGACCGGACGACCCCGGCCGGACAGGTGATGAGCAGCGACCCGCGGAGCGGCCGCGAGCCGGTCGCACCGGACTCGCTGGTGACCCTGTACGTCTCCAAGGGCCGCCCCGGCGGCTCCTGACACCGCCACCCGAACCGGCCGGCCTCCACCCACGAGGGAGTTGCACCGTGGAGAACCCCGAACAGACCGACCCCGCGGCGGTGCACCGGACCGTGGCCGCCGCCTGGCAGTGCATCGAACGCGAACTCGCCGTCCGCTTCCCGCGGTTCGAGGCACGGCTGGGCGGCCCCGCCGCACCCGGGGAGGTCGCCGCCTGTGAGCGGGCCCTCGGCTTCCCGCTGCCGGCCGACTTCGCGGCGTCCTGCCTGGTGCACCGCAGCGTGGCCTTCGGCGGCTGGATCGAGGGCATGGAGAGCCACGACGACCTCGCCGAACTCCCCGCCAACCGCGACACCCAGGTCGAACTCGACGACTACTGAACCAGCGACCGCCCCGACACCCGGATCCGGCAGGACCGCGGCGGCCGCCCCGGCTGGGTCCCGCTGCTCGGCGACAGCGGCTCCGCGGGCAACGCCCTGGACCTGGACCCCGCCCCCGCCGGCCGCTACGGCAAGATCGTCAACCTCGACCACGGCGTCCCCAACGGCGAACCCGCGCCCGGCTGGCCGGCCTTCCTCCAGGGCTTCGCCGCCAACCTGGCGAACGACCGCTACGAGAGCGACCGCGACGGAGACCTCCGCCTGCGCCGCTGACCCTCCCGGGCGGCACCCGGAGCAGCCCGATCACGGTGCGCTTGCGGCGGGCGGTGGCGCCGCCGGCCTCGGCCGACGGCGGCCGGGTCCCGGTGAGGTGGCCGCCGTCGGCCCACCGCGGGGGTTCGGCCGGTGGCGGGGTGGTTGAGAGCCCTTCGCGGGTGGCCGCCGGGCCCGCCCGGCCGCAAAGGGTCTGTCAAGGAGCCGTAAGAGTCGTATAAAGTCACTCGCGGTGTGCCGGGAAGCCTGGTCGGCGAGCAAGGGGAGAGCCCTCTTGCTCCTTCGCCGATCCGGGGGTCACCTTTCGTGGTGCTCGTCGTCGTGTTCGGGGCCGCGTTGCTCGTCGCGGTCCTGCTGTCGGGCCTGGCCGCCCGCACCGTGCTCTCCACCTCCCTGCTGTTCCTCGCCGCCGGGGCACTGGCCGGCGACGGCCTCCTCGGCCTGATCCACGTCACCCCGAACAGCCCGGTCGTCGCCGCGACCGCGGACCTCGCGCTGTTCACGGTGCTGTTCACCGACGGCATGCACGTCGCCTTCCCCGCCCTGCGCGCCGCCTGGCGCAACCCCGCCCGGGCGCTGGGCCTGGGGATGCCGCTGGCGTTCGGCGGGACGGCGCTGGTGGCGCACCTGCTGGCCGGGCTGGACTGGACGACCTCGCTGCTGGTCGGCGCGGTCCTCGCCCCGACCGACCCGGTCTTCGCCTCCGCGATCGTCGGGCGCAAGGAAGTCCCGGCGCGGCTGCGGCAGTTGCTGAACGTCGAGTCCGGGCTGAACGACGGCCTGGCACTGCCGGTGGTGCTGGTGCTGATCGCCGCGGCCGGCCCCGCCTCGCCCCACTTCGAGGCGTCGCTGCCCACCATCGGCCTGGAACTCGTCGGCGGCCTCGCGCTCGGCGTCGTGCTGCCGCTGGCGGTCAACGCCCTGGTGCGCGTCCCCGGGCTGGGCGCGGAGGCGAAACTCCAGCCGCTGCTGCCGCTGGCCACCGGGGTCATCCTGTACGCGACGTGCCACCTCACCCACGCCAACCCGTACCTCGCCGCGTTCTCCGCCGGCGCGGTCCTCGCCTCCGTCTCCCCCGAGTCCAAGGCGGCGTTCGAGCCGCTCGGCGAAGCCCTCGCCGAGCTGGCGAAGTTCGCCGCACTGCTGGTCTTCGGCGCGCTCCTCACCCCCGCCCTGTTCGGCGGCCTGTCCTGGGGCGGGTACGCGGCGGTGGTGCTGGCGATCGCGCTGATCCGCCCCGCCTCGCTGCTGCTCTCCCTGATCCGCTCCCGGATCGACCGGCGCGAGCAGCTGGTGGCGGCCTGGTTCGGACCCAAGGACTTCGCCTCCGTCGTCTACGGGCTGCTCGTCCTGCAGGCCGGCATCCCGCAGGGCGAGCAGGCGTACACCCTGATCGCGGTGTGCATCGCCGCCTCGATCCTCGTGCACTCCAGCACCGACGTCCCCATCGCCCGCCTCTTCCACGTCGACGAACCCGAGTCCGGAGCCGTCCTGCTCCCGGCCCGGCCCCGTACCCCCGCTCCCGCCCCGGAGGCACCCGATGCGCGCACGTGACCTCGCCGAACCCTTCCCCACCGTCGGCCTCGACGACCAGGCCCTGGACGCGGCCCGGCTGCTGGCCGAGCACCGCCTGCCGGGCGTGCTGGTCGTCGACGGCCCCG
Above is a genomic segment from Kitasatospora cineracea containing:
- a CDS encoding SigE family RNA polymerase sigma factor, whose protein sequence is MGLRRSGRSPGVGFAEFVAQRSAALFRTAYVLTGDVHAAEDLVQEALERACRHWRRVAAADSPEAYVRRVLVNLANDRWRRRSRRAERPGLSGVAEPADPRDGFGQVELRGELVGALLALPMGMRSVVVLHYLDDLDTGQVADALGISPSAVRSQLARGLAKLRESIPEGTAGRPASAPLGGAR
- a CDS encoding PASTA domain-containing protein; its protein translation is MNRPLPGPAEGRFDRELRDALAAFADHPAAPVVDAAAIERAAARHRRTGRGLLALAAAAALLAAGGAFALRPASSDGPATSPVRPSAVGCTVPGPPAGGLSGAASATRAPETPQNATVTLPELAGLPLERAAAALHALGLRCTVVLHTDRTTPAGQVMSSDPRSGREPVAPDSLVTLYVSKGRPGGS
- a CDS encoding cation:proton antiporter, which encodes MVLVVVFGAALLVAVLLSGLAARTVLSTSLLFLAAGALAGDGLLGLIHVTPNSPVVAATADLALFTVLFTDGMHVAFPALRAAWRNPARALGLGMPLAFGGTALVAHLLAGLDWTTSLLVGAVLAPTDPVFASAIVGRKEVPARLRQLLNVESGLNDGLALPVVLVLIAAAGPASPHFEASLPTIGLELVGGLALGVVLPLAVNALVRVPGLGAEAKLQPLLPLATGVILYATCHLTHANPYLAAFSAGAVLASVSPESKAAFEPLGEALAELAKFAALLVFGALLTPALFGGLSWGGYAAVVLAIALIRPASLLLSLIRSRIDRREQLVAAWFGPKDFASVVYGLLVLQAGIPQGEQAYTLIAVCIAASILVHSSTDVPIARLFHVDEPESGAVLLPARPRTPAPAPEAPDART